In Psychrobacter sp. JCM 18902, a single window of DNA contains:
- the paaD gene encoding 1,2-phenylacetyl-CoA epoxidase subunit PaaD produces MRLIPQVTDACWQALNQVHDPEIPVLTVLDLGMIRGVDINADNEIVVRLTPTYSGCPATDMLKDEITNTFTERGLTPVKVVIDLSEAWTTDWMSEAGKQKLQEYGIAPPQGDSHSCGTHVALIDGVTCPHCRSQKTQLISEFGSTACKALYKCLDCLEPFDYFKCI; encoded by the coding sequence ATGCGGTTAATTCCACAAGTCACAGATGCCTGCTGGCAAGCCCTTAATCAGGTTCATGATCCAGAAATACCTGTTTTGACCGTGCTTGACTTAGGCATGATTCGGGGCGTTGATATCAACGCAGATAACGAAATCGTGGTGCGTTTAACACCAACCTATAGCGGCTGCCCAGCAACCGATATGCTAAAAGATGAGATTACCAACACGTTTACCGAACGTGGGCTGACCCCTGTAAAGGTGGTGATTGACTTGTCTGAAGCTTGGACGACCGACTGGATGAGTGAGGCAGGTAAGCAAAAGCTGCAAGAATATGGCATTGCACCGCCGCAAGGCGATTCACACAGCTGTGGTACCCACGTGGCGCTAATCGATGGTGTGACCTGTCCCCATTGTCGCAGTCAAAAAACCCAACTGATTAGCGAATTTGGTTCAACTGCGTGCAAGGCGCTGTATAAGTGCCTCGACTGCCTTGAGCCGTTTGATTATTTTAAATGCATCTAA
- the paaC gene encoding 1,2-phenylacetyl-CoA epoxidase subunit PaaC — MNNQALTQFLLHVGDSQLILSHRLSEWCGHAPELELDIALSNIGLDLLGQSRTVLSLAGQIEGLGRDEDNMAFLRTEREYRNLLLCEQPNGDFAQTMARQWLMDHYHVLLLDALSQSSHVDIAAFGVKSLKEAKYHVRFSSAWMERLSLGTDEAHHKTQQAMNNLWRFTAELFELTTDEQALIDSGVLPKLDLLKAEWLAQIESGLTRLNLTLPEIGAYRRGAKQGAHTEHLGYILAELQYMQRAYPNMNW, encoded by the coding sequence ATGAATAACCAAGCATTAACACAATTTTTACTTCATGTTGGTGATAGCCAATTGATCCTATCACACCGCTTGTCTGAGTGGTGTGGACATGCCCCTGAGCTTGAGCTTGATATTGCTTTGTCAAATATCGGTTTAGACTTATTAGGCCAATCACGTACGGTGCTGAGTCTAGCCGGACAAATTGAAGGCTTGGGCCGTGATGAAGATAATATGGCTTTTTTACGTACCGAACGTGAATATCGCAACCTATTGCTATGTGAACAGCCCAATGGAGATTTTGCTCAAACGATGGCGCGTCAATGGTTGATGGATCATTACCATGTATTGTTACTTGACGCGTTAAGCCAAAGCAGCCACGTAGATATTGCAGCCTTTGGTGTAAAGTCATTGAAAGAAGCAAAATATCACGTACGTTTCTCAAGCGCTTGGATGGAACGCCTAAGCCTAGGTACCGATGAGGCACACCACAAAACGCAACAAGCGATGAACAACCTATGGCGCTTTACTGCTGAATTGTTTGAACTCACCACTGACGAACAAGCTTTGATTGATAGTGGTGTCTTACCGAAACTTGATCTTCTAAAAGCTGAATGGTTAGCGCAGATTGAAAGTGGATTGACACGTTTGAACTTAACGTTGCCTGAGATTGGCGCATACCGCCGTGGTGCGAAACAAGGCGCTCATACCGAACACTTGGGTTATATTTTGGCAGAATTACAGTACATGCAACGTGCTTACCCAAATATGAATTGGTAA
- the paaA gene encoding 1,2-phenylacetyl-CoA epoxidase subunit PaaA, whose amino-acid sequence MNTQVELFDNKIEKDISIEPKDWMPDAYRKTLIRQIGQHAHSEVVGMLPEGNWITRAPTLKRKAVLLAKVQDEAGHGLYLYSAAETLGADRDDMMDKLVAGRMKYSSIFNYPTLTWADIAAIGWLVDGAAIVNQVALCRTSYGPYARAMVRICKEESFHQRQGFEAMMVLANGTPEQKAMAQDAVDRFWWPVLMMFGPSDDNSPNSAVSMDWKIKLFSNDELRQKFVNNTVSQVLQLGLTIPDKDLTFNEETGNYEFGEINWDELLAVIAGKGPCNHERIEARRKAWEEGKWVRDSAAVYAQKQHANTQKVA is encoded by the coding sequence ATGAACACGCAAGTAGAATTGTTTGACAACAAGATTGAAAAGGACATTTCAATTGAGCCAAAAGATTGGATGCCAGATGCTTATCGTAAAACGCTCATTCGTCAGATTGGTCAGCATGCGCATTCAGAAGTGGTTGGTATGTTACCTGAGGGTAATTGGATTACGCGTGCACCAACACTCAAGCGTAAAGCCGTATTGTTGGCCAAAGTCCAAGATGAAGCAGGTCATGGATTATATCTATACAGCGCTGCTGAAACCTTAGGCGCAGATCGTGACGATATGATGGATAAACTCGTTGCAGGCCGCATGAAATACTCATCAATATTTAACTACCCAACCTTAACCTGGGCTGACATCGCTGCTATCGGCTGGTTGGTTGACGGCGCCGCTATCGTCAACCAAGTGGCGCTTTGCCGGACGTCATATGGTCCATATGCTCGCGCTATGGTTCGTATCTGTAAAGAAGAAAGTTTCCACCAACGTCAAGGCTTCGAAGCCATGATGGTGTTGGCGAATGGTACACCTGAACAAAAAGCTATGGCACAAGATGCAGTCGATCGCTTCTGGTGGCCAGTGCTTATGATGTTCGGTCCAAGTGATGATAATTCACCCAACAGTGCTGTTAGCATGGATTGGAAAATCAAACTATTTAGTAACGATGAGTTGCGCCAAAAATTCGTGAATAACACCGTCTCACAGGTGTTACAACTTGGTCTAACTATTCCTGACAAAGATTTGACGTTTAACGAAGAAACGGGCAACTATGAATTCGGTGAAATCAACTGGGACGAACTCTTGGCCGTGATTGCTGGTAAAGGCCCGTGTAACCATGAGCGTATCGAAGCCCGACGTAAAGCTTGGGAAGAGGGTAAATGGGTTCGTGACTCTGCTGCTGTCTATGCACAGAAACAACACGCCAATACTCAAAAAGTCGCTTAA
- the paaB gene encoding 1,2-phenylacetyl-CoA epoxidase subunit PaaB — MESKNNWSLYEVFIRSKQGLSHRHVGSLRAPDDEIALQNARDVYTRRNEGVSIWVVKSELITSSQPEEKPEFFEPSLDKVYRHPTFYQIPDGIGHI; from the coding sequence ATGGAAAGCAAAAACAACTGGTCACTTTACGAAGTGTTTATCCGTAGCAAGCAAGGTCTAAGCCATCGTCATGTTGGTAGCTTGCGCGCGCCAGATGATGAAATTGCTCTGCAAAACGCGCGTGATGTCTACACTCGTCGTAACGAAGGTGTGAGCATTTGGGTAGTGAAATCAGAGCTGATTACCTCATCGCAACCTGAGGAAAAACCAGAGTTTTTTGAGCCATCACTCGACAAGGTATATCGTCATCCTACCTTCTATCAAATTCCAGATGGTATTGGACATATTTAA
- a CDS encoding enoyl-CoA hydratase-related protein — protein sequence MNYIKTSSPKEGVALIELNRPEKRNALNNATLQEIVEQLQAYDADTDIKAVVITGNTQCFAAGADLNELIQLDTVSLQTDIRPTLWKRIDEFSKPLLIAVNGYALGAGFELVLHGDIVVTGENAQFALPEIGLGMLPGAGGTQRLARLVGQQLAMRWAMTGERISASSAQQHGITTQICPTELTVQYTIDLAAKIAKQAPLAIRAIKQSLKTIHEVNLSQGLKQERQLFVWLAATQDRQEGIRAFLEKRQPIFRGM from the coding sequence ATGAATTACATTAAAACCTCCAGCCCAAAAGAAGGCGTTGCACTGATTGAGCTTAATCGCCCAGAAAAACGCAACGCCTTAAATAACGCCACTTTGCAAGAAATCGTTGAACAGCTTCAAGCCTATGACGCTGATACTGATATAAAAGCGGTCGTCATTACTGGCAACACCCAATGCTTCGCTGCGGGTGCAGATCTTAATGAACTTATTCAACTCGATACCGTTAGCTTACAAACCGATATTCGCCCAACCTTATGGAAGCGAATCGATGAATTTAGCAAGCCACTATTAATAGCAGTCAATGGCTATGCACTCGGTGCCGGTTTTGAGCTGGTATTGCATGGTGACATCGTGGTCACGGGCGAAAACGCTCAATTTGCGCTGCCTGAAATTGGCTTGGGCATGCTACCAGGGGCAGGGGGCACCCAGCGCCTCGCTCGCCTAGTAGGTCAGCAGCTTGCCATGCGTTGGGCGATGACAGGTGAGCGGATTAGTGCATCGAGCGCGCAACAACATGGGATTACCACCCAAATCTGCCCAACCGAGTTGACCGTACAATACACCATTGATCTGGCTGCCAAAATCGCCAAACAAGCCCCTTTGGCCATTCGCGCCATCAAACAGTCACTTAAAACCATCCACGAAGTGAACTTAAGCCAAGGCCTTAAGCAAGAACGTCAGCTATTTGTTTGGCTTGCCGCCACCCAAGATCGCCAAGAAGGCATCCGTGCATTTTTAGAAAAACGTCAACCAATTTTTAGAGGTATGTAA
- the paaE gene encoding 1,2-phenylacetyl-CoA epoxidase subunit PaaE yields MSQFLPLTIKSIQPQTEQAICIAFDLASEVAATFKYQPGQHLTIRHMTDNGEIRRCYSICSDVREDMSIAIKKIDQGQFSTWANEHLKVGHTLEVMPPQGVFFQKAAKTGGQNYLSFAAGSGITPILSIVKTVLNTQPDANFTLVYGNQSWKQTMFSEQIMDLKDRFKTRLQLVNIFSREMSDSEIFNGRIDANKLQQLFDAQLISADVDHCFACGPEEMMESVETVLPNFGIDRNNIHTERFHTGTVNKPTAQQIEKRSEERVNIILDGRELIVEVSKHDDSILDAALRAGADLPYACKGGVCATCKCRVIEGEVEMAVNYSLEQEELDKGYVLSCQALPVSANIRLSFDA; encoded by the coding sequence ATGAGTCAATTTTTGCCACTAACTATCAAGTCTATTCAGCCACAAACTGAGCAAGCGATTTGCATTGCATTTGATCTTGCTTCGGAAGTCGCGGCAACCTTTAAGTACCAACCAGGTCAACATTTGACCATCCGTCACATGACAGACAATGGCGAAATCCGTCGCTGCTACTCAATCTGTAGTGATGTGCGAGAAGACATGAGCATCGCCATCAAGAAGATTGATCAAGGTCAATTTTCTACTTGGGCAAACGAACACCTAAAAGTAGGCCATACCCTAGAAGTCATGCCACCCCAAGGAGTTTTCTTTCAAAAAGCCGCTAAAACTGGTGGTCAAAACTACCTAAGCTTTGCTGCTGGTAGTGGTATTACCCCAATTTTATCCATCGTCAAAACGGTGTTAAATACCCAACCAGATGCCAATTTTACCTTGGTATACGGCAATCAGTCATGGAAACAAACCATGTTCTCTGAGCAAATCATGGACCTTAAAGACCGTTTTAAAACACGCCTACAACTGGTCAATATTTTCTCACGTGAGATGAGTGACAGCGAGATCTTTAATGGCCGTATCGATGCGAATAAACTACAACAGTTGTTTGACGCCCAACTTATCAGTGCTGATGTGGACCACTGTTTTGCCTGTGGCCCAGAAGAGATGATGGAATCCGTTGAGACCGTATTGCCAAACTTTGGTATCGATCGCAACAACATCCATACCGAGCGTTTCCACACGGGGACTGTCAACAAACCAACCGCCCAGCAAATCGAAAAACGTAGCGAAGAGCGCGTCAATATCATTTTGGACGGACGTGAACTGATCGTTGAAGTGTCAAAACACGATGACAGCATCCTAGATGCCGCATTACGTGCGGGTGCTGACTTACCCTACGCCTGTAAAGGCGGTGTGTGTGCCACTTGTAAGTGTAGGGTGATTGAAGGTGAGGTCGAGATGGCCGTTAACTATAGCCTTGAGCAAGAAGAGTTAGATAAAGGCTACGTACTCAGCTGCCAAGCATTACCTGTATCAGCCAACATACGATTAAGCTTTGACGCGTAA